In Capsicum annuum cultivar UCD-10X-F1 chromosome 11, UCD10Xv1.1, whole genome shotgun sequence, one genomic interval encodes:
- the LOC107848093 gene encoding MLP-like protein 423 has product MASNIGKIEVEVEVQSGADKFWNGIRDSTNLFPKAFPKQYKSIEVVEGDDKSVGSVRLIKYAEGSPLVTYSKEKIESVDDANRTLVYSVIDGETLKYYKSFKGSLSVTPKGDGSLVKWCCEFERLSDEIPEPQIIKDFAVKNFKDLDAYLIGA; this is encoded by the exons ATGGCATCCAACATAGGAAAGATTGAGGTTGAAGTTGAGGTGCAAAGTGGagcagataagttttggaatggCATTAGGGACTCTACAAATCTCTTCCCTAAGGCTTTCCCTAAGCAGTACAAGAGTATTGAAGTTGTTGAAGGTGATGACAAGTCTGTTGGTTCTGTTCGCTTGATCAAGTATGCTGAAG GGTCCCCATTGGTGACATACTCAAAAGAGAAAATAGAGTCAGTTGATGATGCAAACAGAACACTAGTTTATTCAGtcattgatggtgaaaccttgaAATACTACAAGAGTTTCAAAGGCAGCCTTTCTGTTACTCCAAAGGGAGATGGAAGTTTGGTGAAGTGGTGCTGTGAATTTGAAAGGTTAAGTGATGAAATTCCTGAGCCACAAATCATCAAAGATTTTGCTGTCAAGAATTTCAAGGATCTTGATGCTTATCTCATTGGGGCATAA